In Buchnera aphidicola (Brachycaudus tragopogonis), the following are encoded in one genomic region:
- the ilvN gene encoding acetolactate synthase small subunit, with product MRRILSILLENESGALSRVIGLFSQRGYNIETITLAPTEDPTLSKMTIQTVGDEKAIEQIEKQLHKLIDVLRVAQIGQSSYIEREIMLLKVQINNYKKDDVKHITEVFRGQIVDITSTSYILQLSGKTKKLDSFLKIIRNMSEVIEVTRSGIVGISRG from the coding sequence ATGCGAAGAATTTTATCTATTTTATTAGAAAATGAATCAGGTGCATTATCACGAGTAATAGGACTCTTTTCACAAAGAGGATATAATATAGAAACTATTACACTAGCACCAACTGAGGATCCTACTTTGTCGAAAATGACTATACAAACTGTAGGAGACGAAAAAGCAATTGAACAAATTGAAAAACAACTACACAAATTAATAGATGTGTTAAGAGTAGCACAAATTGGTCAATCTTCTTATATAGAACGCGAAATTATGTTATTAAAAGTTCAAATAAATAACTATAAAAAAGATGATGTCAAACATATTACAGAAGTATTCCGAGGACAAATTGTAGATATTACATCTACATCATATATACTTCAACTATCTGGTAAAACAAAAAAATTAGACTCTTTTTTAAAAATAATACGTAATATGTCAGAAGTTATTGAAGTGACTCGTTCTGGAATTGTTGGCATTTCTCGCGGATAA
- the ilvI gene encoding acetolactate synthase 3 large subunit: MEILSGAEMVVQSLINQGIQHIFGYPGGAVLDIYDALKTIGGVEHILVRHEQAATHMADGYARSTGKTGVVLVTSGPGATNAITGIATAYMDSIPMVVISGQVASSLIGYDAFQECDMIGISRPIVKHSFLVKKTEDIPVVFKKAFWLASSGRPGPVVIDLPKDILKKDNKRSYQWPENVYIRSYNPTTKGHKGQIKKALNTLLKAKKPVIYAGGGIISSESSQELRIFAEKINCPVTTSLMGLGAFPGNHPQNISMLGMHGTYEANMTMHHADVIFAIGVRFDDRTTNNLNKYCPHAVILHIDVDPTSISKTVSANIPIVGDAKHILQKMIELLNKEKKIPCLKDWWNNIEEWKQVKSLRYNKKSKKIKPQTVIKTLFKLTKGTAYITSDVGQHQMFTALYYQFNQPRRWINSGGLGTMGFGLPAALGVKLALPKETVICVTGDGSIQMNIQELSTARQYNLAVLILNLNNSSLGMVKQWQDMIYSGRHSHSYMDSLPDFVKLSESYGHIGVKINHPFELEEKLTLALNKLSNGNLVFVDIDIDNSEHVYPMQIQGGGMNEMWLRTKEVS, translated from the coding sequence ATGGAAATATTATCAGGCGCTGAAATGGTTGTTCAATCATTAATTAATCAGGGAATACAGCATATATTTGGATATCCTGGTGGTGCAGTACTAGACATATATGATGCTCTAAAAACTATTGGTGGAGTCGAACATATTTTAGTAAGGCATGAACAAGCAGCGACTCATATGGCTGATGGATATGCTCGTTCTACAGGAAAAACAGGAGTAGTTTTAGTTACTTCTGGACCAGGAGCAACTAATGCTATTACTGGTATCGCAACAGCATATATGGATTCTATTCCCATGGTTGTAATATCTGGTCAAGTTGCTTCTTCCTTAATTGGTTATGATGCTTTTCAAGAATGTGATATGATTGGTATTTCCCGTCCAATAGTAAAACATAGTTTTTTAGTCAAAAAAACTGAAGATATACCCGTTGTTTTTAAAAAAGCTTTTTGGTTAGCATCAAGTGGACGCCCAGGACCAGTAGTAATTGATTTACCAAAAGACATTTTAAAAAAAGATAATAAACGCTCTTATCAATGGCCAGAAAATGTTTATATACGTTCATATAATCCAACAACCAAAGGCCATAAAGGACAAATTAAAAAAGCTCTTAATACATTATTAAAAGCTAAAAAACCAGTTATTTATGCCGGTGGAGGAATTATTAGCTCGGAAAGTAGCCAAGAATTACGTATATTTGCAGAAAAAATAAATTGTCCTGTTACCACTTCTTTAATGGGATTAGGAGCATTTCCAGGCAATCATCCTCAAAATATTTCTATGTTAGGCATGCATGGAACCTATGAAGCCAATATGACAATGCATCATGCAGATGTAATTTTCGCTATTGGTGTAAGATTTGACGATCGAACAACTAATAACTTGAATAAATATTGTCCACACGCTGTTATTTTACATATTGATGTCGATCCCACTTCTATTTCTAAAACTGTTTCGGCAAATATACCAATTGTTGGAGATGCAAAACATATTTTGCAAAAAATGATAGAATTGCTAAACAAAGAAAAAAAAATTCCATGTTTAAAAGATTGGTGGAACAATATTGAAGAATGGAAACAAGTTAAAAGTTTAAGATATAATAAAAAAAGTAAAAAAATTAAACCTCAGACAGTTATTAAAACACTCTTTAAATTAACAAAAGGTACAGCGTATATTACTTCTGATGTTGGACAACATCAGATGTTCACTGCATTATATTATCAATTTAATCAACCTAGACGTTGGATTAATTCAGGCGGATTAGGTACAATGGGATTTGGGTTACCTGCAGCACTAGGTGTTAAATTAGCTTTACCTAAAGAAACTGTTATTTGCGTTACTGGAGACGGTAGTATTCAAATGAATATTCAAGAACTATCTACAGCACGACAATACAATTTAGCAGTGTTAATATTAAATCTTAATAATTCTTCTTTAGGTATGGTTAAACAATGGCAAGACATGATTTATTCTGGACGACACTCTCATTCTTATATGGATTCACTTCCAGACTTTGTAAAATTATCTGAGTCTTACGGACATATTGGCGTGAAAATAAATCATCCTTTTGAACTAGAAGAAAAATTAACACTAGCATTGAATAAATTATCTAATGGTAATTTAGTTTTTGTGGATATTGATATAGATAATTCTGAGCATGTTTATCCCATGCAAATTCAAGGTGGTGGCATGAATGAAATGTGGTTAAGGACAAAAGAGGTCTCCTAA
- a CDS encoding FAD:protein FMN transferase has translation MYSNIICKIVISIIYILNNFHNKYLDEKEIVTIFTGKTMGTYWQVKIPNLKNKIYIKNLIKKCLFQDEKMLSSWEKDSLVSKFNKLKKNQLQIINKNFYHLILSAFKINKKTHGKLDITISRLIDIWGFGIKKKPNHFPSSEKIKKNIHLLGSQHLKIIKNYFGIYLTKDVDDIEINLSTFGEGFATDHISYMLKQNGIKNYIISVGGTVLVKSGKYEKKPKIIAIQKPIDQKQSIHLLVHLTNCSISTAGTYRNYYYLQGRRISHLIDANTGQPITHNLVSVSVISSTALEADSWDTGLLILGFKEAKKLALKEKLAVCLITEKNNVFSTWTSPKFQRFLIH, from the coding sequence ATGTATTCCAACATTATTTGTAAAATTGTTATTTCTATAATATATATATTAAATAACTTTCATAATAAATATTTAGATGAAAAAGAAATAGTTACAATCTTCACAGGTAAAACTATGGGAACATACTGGCAAGTAAAAATTCCTAATTTAAAAAATAAAATATATATCAAAAATTTAATAAAAAAATGCTTGTTTCAAGATGAAAAGATGCTATCTTCTTGGGAAAAAGATTCTCTAGTATCTAAATTTAACAAACTAAAAAAAAATCAACTTCAAATTATTAATAAAAATTTTTATCACCTTATCTTATCAGCATTTAAGATTAATAAAAAAACTCATGGAAAATTAGATATTACCATTAGTCGATTAATTGATATATGGGGATTTGGTATAAAAAAAAAACCAAATCATTTTCCTTCTTCGGAAAAAATAAAAAAAAATATTCATTTATTAGGTAGTCAACACCTAAAAATTATTAAGAACTATTTTGGTATTTATCTAACAAAAGATGTAGATGATATAGAAATCAACCTTTCTACTTTTGGAGAGGGTTTTGCTACAGATCATATATCATATATGCTAAAACAAAATGGCATCAAAAATTATATTATCTCAGTTGGTGGCACAGTTTTAGTCAAATCAGGAAAATATGAAAAAAAACCTAAAATTATTGCTATTCAAAAACCAATAGATCAAAAACAGTCAATCCATTTGCTTGTGCATTTAACAAACTGTTCAATTAGTACAGCAGGCACTTATCGTAATTACTATTATCTTCAAGGACGTCGTATTTCGCATTTAATTGATGCTAATACTGGACAACCTATTACTCATAACTTAGTATCAGTTAGTGTAATTTCTTCAACAGCTTTAGAAGCAGATAGTTGGGATACAGGACTATTAATATTAGGATTTAAAGAAGCTAAAAAATTAGCTTTAAAAGAAAAATTAGCTGTTTGCCTTATTACTGAAAAAAATAATGTGTTTTCAACATGGACTTCTCCTAAATTTCAAAGATTTTTAATACATTAA